Proteins found in one Zea mays cultivar B73 chromosome 1, Zm-B73-REFERENCE-NAM-5.0, whole genome shotgun sequence genomic segment:
- the LOC100501094 gene encoding protein kinase domain superfamily protein yields the protein MDSSGEELLKKIRELEVGQAQLKQEMSKLIPGAGERRRSQSVSPRRGVPVPPPPPAKAKAGAPGRRLSGGFEGGQRAWARGSASFPHSSPLQREGRAGAGDASTSARLPERQYSRVLQSMGQSVHILDLDGRIIYWNQSAENLFGYPASEALGQDALMLLVDSHDHNAVNNIFQRISMGESWTGKFPVKNKQGHRFSAVATNTPFYDEDGSLMGFICVSSDSRQLEQIFCKPPTSARSQSESSMTSCDGSCSNTSHRINSLNRSSFDSNLPLQSTLASKITNLATKVTNKVRSRVRTDENDDGGSGESHCLDRGAKEEPTSSGTSTPRGDAPHGPFATEENSPGKSTNPNSDESEGKVGLHKILGSKAEALLNKKGISWPWKGRENEGPDERNHVILPWLHGGQENGVNHQKVSDSSISPDAQGAEHNQPSKNEASGSWSSFNNNSTGSASSTGSTNSSALYKVDHEADCLDYEILWEDLVIGEQIGQGSCGTVYHALWYGSDVAVKVFSKQEYSEEVILTFRQEVSLMKKLRHPNILLFMGAVMSPQRLCIVSEFLPRGSLFRLLQRSATKLDVRRRVHMALDIVRGMNYLHHSSPPIIHRDLKSSNLLVDKNWIVKVADFGLSRLKRETFLTTKTGKGTPQWMAPEVLRNEPSDEKSDVYSYGVILWELVTQKIPWENLNSMQVIGAVGFMNQRLDIPSEVDPQWKSIILSCWESDPQQRPSFQELLERLRELQRHYAIQHRNTKNSIEE from the exons ATGGACTCCAGCGGGGAGGAACTCCTGAAGAAGATCCGGGAACTGGAGGTTGGGCAGGCGCAGCTCAAGCAGGAGATGTCTAAGCTAATACCCGGCGCTGGGGAGCGTCGGCGCTCGCAATCCGTCTCGCCGCGGCGCGGCGTGCCggtgccgccgccaccgccggccaaGGCGAAGGCGGGGGCGCCAGGTAGGCGGCTGTCCGGGGGGTTTGAGGGCGGGCAGCGCGCGTGGGCCCGTGGGTCGGCGTCTTTCCCGCACTCATCACCGCTGCAGCGGGAGGGCCGCGCAGGCGCTGGAGACGCTAGCACCAGCGCTAGGCTGCCGGAGAGGCAGTACTCCAGGGTGCTTCAGTCAATGGGGCAGTCCGTCCACATTCTTGACCTCGACGGGAGGATCATATACTG GAATCAGTCTGCGGAGAATCTGTTTGGCTATCCTGCATCAGAAGCCCTTGGTCAGGATGCCCTCATGCTTCTGGTTGATTCCCATGACCACAATGCGGTAAATAACATCTTCCAACGTATTTCTATGGGTGAAAGTTGGACTGGGAAGTTTCCAGTTAAGAACAAGCAAGGACATAGATTTTCAGCTGTTGCCACCAATACACCTTTCTATGATGAAGATGGCAGTTTGATGGGTTTCATTTGTGTTTCAAGTGATTCCCGCCAATTGGAGCAGATATTTTGTAAGCCTCCGACCTCTGCAAGGTCCCAGTCAGAATCATCTATGACATCTTGTGATGGGAGTTGCAGCAACACTAGTCACAGAATCAATTCGTTGAATAGAAGTTCTTTTGATTCTAATCTACCCCTGCAAAGCACTTTAGCATCCAAGATAACGAATTTG GCTACCAAGGTCACAAATAAAGTTCGTTCTCGGGTCAGGACAGACGAGAATGACGATGGTGGCAGTGGTGAGAGCCATTGCTTGGATCGTGGTGCAAAGGAAGAGCCAACATCTAGCGGAACAAGCACACCAAGAGGGGATGCACCACATGGTCCCTTTGCTACAGAAGAGAACTCACCTGGGAAATCAACGAACCCAAACAGCGACGAATCAGAAGGAAAAGTAGGTCTGCACAAGATTTTGGGTTCTAAGGCAGAGGCACTATTGAACAAGAAAGGGATATCATGGCCTTGGAAAGGGCGCGAGAATGAGGGACCTGATGAAAGAAACCATGTGATATTGCCGTGGTTGCATGGTGGCCAAGAGAATGGTGTGAATCATCAGAAGGTTTCTGATTCTAGTATATCTCCAGACGCCCAAGGCGCTGAACACAACCAACCTAGCAAAAATGAGGCATCAGGTTCCTGGTCCTCTTTCAACAATAACAGCACAGGCAGTGCAAGCAGCACGGGAAGCACTAATAGCAGTGCTCTCTACaaagtagatcatgaagcagattGTCTGGATTATGAGATCCTGTGGGAAGACCTTGTCATTGGAGAACAAATAGGTCAAG GCTCTTGTGGGACAGTATATCATGCTTTGTGGTATGGTTCG GATGTGGCTGTTAAAGTTTTCTCCAAGCAAGAATATTCAGAAGAAGTGATACTGACCTTTCGACAAGAG GTATCCCTTATGAAGAAATTGCGCCATCCTAACATACTGCTCTTCATGGGTGCGGTTATGTCTCCACAACGCCTTTGTATTGTATCAGAGTTTCTCCCCCG tggaagcttgttTCGCTTACTTCAAAGGAGCGCTACCAAGTTGGATGTGAGACGGCGTGTCCACATGGCTTTAGATATT GTAAGGGGCATGAATTATCTTCACCATTCCAGCCCGCCTATCATTCATCGAGATTTAAAATCATCTAACCTTTTGGTCGACAAGAACTGGATTGTGAAG GTGGCAGACTTTGGTCTTTCACGTCTCAAGCGTGAAACTTTCTTGACAACAAAAACAGGAAAAGGAACA CCCCAATGGATGGCGCCCGAGGTGTTGCGCAATGAACCTTCCGATGAGAA GTCTGATGTGTACAGTTACGGGGTTATCCTGTGGGAACTTGTTACTCAGAAGATACCCTGGGAAAATCTGAACTCAATGCAG GTCATTGGTGCAGTGGGTTTTATGAACCAAAGGTTGGATATCCCAAGTGAAGTAGATCCTCAGTGGAAATCAATTATCCTGAGCTGCTGGGAAAG CGACCCGCAGCAACGGCCGTCGTTCCAGGAGCTTCTTGAGAGGCTCCGGGAGCTGCAGAGGCACTACGCCATCCAGCACCGGAACACAAAGAACAGCATCGAGGAGTAA
- the LOC100501094 gene encoding protein kinase domain superfamily protein isoform X1, with protein sequence MNQSAENLFGYPASEALGQDALMLLVDSHDHNAVNNIFQRISMGESWTGKFPVKNKQGHRFSAVATNTPFYDEDGSLMGFICVSSDSRQLEQIFCKPPTSARSQSESSMTSCDGSCSNTSHRINSLNRSSFDSNLPLQSTLASKITNLATKVTNKVRSRVRTDENDDGGSGESHCLDRGAKEEPTSSGTSTPRGDAPHGPFATEENSPGKSTNPNSDESEGKVGLHKILGSKAEALLNKKGISWPWKGRENEGPDERNHVILPWLHGGQENGVNHQKVSDSSISPDAQGAEHNQPSKNEASGSWSSFNNNSTGSASSTGSTNSSALYKVDHEADCLDYEILWEDLVIGEQIGQGSCGTVYHALWYGSDVAVKVFSKQEYSEEVILTFRQEVSLMKKLRHPNILLFMGAVMSPQRLCIVSEFLPRGSLFRLLQRSATKLDVRRRVHMALDIVRGMNYLHHSSPPIIHRDLKSSNLLVDKNWIVKVADFGLSRLKRETFLTTKTGKGTPQWMAPEVLRNEPSDEKSDVYSYGVILWELVTQKIPWENLNSMQVIGAVGFMNQRLDIPSEVDPQWKSIILSCWESDPQQRPSFQELLERLRELQRHYAIQHRNTKNSIEE encoded by the exons AT GAATCAGTCTGCGGAGAATCTGTTTGGCTATCCTGCATCAGAAGCCCTTGGTCAGGATGCCCTCATGCTTCTGGTTGATTCCCATGACCACAATGCGGTAAATAACATCTTCCAACGTATTTCTATGGGTGAAAGTTGGACTGGGAAGTTTCCAGTTAAGAACAAGCAAGGACATAGATTTTCAGCTGTTGCCACCAATACACCTTTCTATGATGAAGATGGCAGTTTGATGGGTTTCATTTGTGTTTCAAGTGATTCCCGCCAATTGGAGCAGATATTTTGTAAGCCTCCGACCTCTGCAAGGTCCCAGTCAGAATCATCTATGACATCTTGTGATGGGAGTTGCAGCAACACTAGTCACAGAATCAATTCGTTGAATAGAAGTTCTTTTGATTCTAATCTACCCCTGCAAAGCACTTTAGCATCCAAGATAACGAATTTG GCTACCAAGGTCACAAATAAAGTTCGTTCTCGGGTCAGGACAGACGAGAATGACGATGGTGGCAGTGGTGAGAGCCATTGCTTGGATCGTGGTGCAAAGGAAGAGCCAACATCTAGCGGAACAAGCACACCAAGAGGGGATGCACCACATGGTCCCTTTGCTACAGAAGAGAACTCACCTGGGAAATCAACGAACCCAAACAGCGACGAATCAGAAGGAAAAGTAGGTCTGCACAAGATTTTGGGTTCTAAGGCAGAGGCACTATTGAACAAGAAAGGGATATCATGGCCTTGGAAAGGGCGCGAGAATGAGGGACCTGATGAAAGAAACCATGTGATATTGCCGTGGTTGCATGGTGGCCAAGAGAATGGTGTGAATCATCAGAAGGTTTCTGATTCTAGTATATCTCCAGACGCCCAAGGCGCTGAACACAACCAACCTAGCAAAAATGAGGCATCAGGTTCCTGGTCCTCTTTCAACAATAACAGCACAGGCAGTGCAAGCAGCACGGGAAGCACTAATAGCAGTGCTCTCTACaaagtagatcatgaagcagattGTCTGGATTATGAGATCCTGTGGGAAGACCTTGTCATTGGAGAACAAATAGGTCAAG GCTCTTGTGGGACAGTATATCATGCTTTGTGGTATGGTTCG GATGTGGCTGTTAAAGTTTTCTCCAAGCAAGAATATTCAGAAGAAGTGATACTGACCTTTCGACAAGAG GTATCCCTTATGAAGAAATTGCGCCATCCTAACATACTGCTCTTCATGGGTGCGGTTATGTCTCCACAACGCCTTTGTATTGTATCAGAGTTTCTCCCCCG tggaagcttgttTCGCTTACTTCAAAGGAGCGCTACCAAGTTGGATGTGAGACGGCGTGTCCACATGGCTTTAGATATT GTAAGGGGCATGAATTATCTTCACCATTCCAGCCCGCCTATCATTCATCGAGATTTAAAATCATCTAACCTTTTGGTCGACAAGAACTGGATTGTGAAG GTGGCAGACTTTGGTCTTTCACGTCTCAAGCGTGAAACTTTCTTGACAACAAAAACAGGAAAAGGAACA CCCCAATGGATGGCGCCCGAGGTGTTGCGCAATGAACCTTCCGATGAGAA GTCTGATGTGTACAGTTACGGGGTTATCCTGTGGGAACTTGTTACTCAGAAGATACCCTGGGAAAATCTGAACTCAATGCAG GTCATTGGTGCAGTGGGTTTTATGAACCAAAGGTTGGATATCCCAAGTGAAGTAGATCCTCAGTGGAAATCAATTATCCTGAGCTGCTGGGAAAG CGACCCGCAGCAACGGCCGTCGTTCCAGGAGCTTCTTGAGAGGCTCCGGGAGCTGCAGAGGCACTACGCCATCCAGCACCGGAACACAAAGAACAGCATCGAGGAGTAA